The DNA sequence ACTGGTAAATGTATTGTCTCTATTTACTGGTAAATGTATTGgctatatttactggtatagtTGGTATTGTGTCTATATTTACTGGTAAATGTATTGTCTCTATTTACTGGTAAATGTATTGgctatatttactggtatagtTGGTATTGTGTCTATATTTACTGGTAAATGTATTGTCTCTATTTACTGGTAAATGTATTGgctatatttactggtatagtTGGTATTGTgtctatatttactggtatagtTGGAATTGTGCctatatttactggtatagtTGGTATTGTgtctatatttactggtatagtTGGTATTGTgtctatatttactggtatagtTGGAATTGTGCctatatttactggtatagtTGGTATTGTGTCTATATTTACTGGTAAATGTATTGTCTCTATTTACTGGTAAATGTATTGGCTATATTTACTGGTAAATGTATTGgctatatttactggtatagtTGGTATTGTgtctatatttactggtatagtTGGAATTGTGCctatatttactggtatagtTGGTATTGTGTCTATATTTACTGGTAAATGTATTGgctatatttactggtatagtTGGTATTGTgtctatatttactggtatagtTGGAATTGTGCctatatttactggtatagtTGGTATTGTGTCTATATTTACTGGTAAATGTATTGTCTCTATTTACTGGTAAATGTATTgtctatatttactggtatagtCGGAATTGTGCctatatttactggtatagtTGGTATTTTTCTGCTAATTCATTTATTGCTGACACACTTTATAGCTCCAACGTCGAGAAGATGTTTGAAAATTAGAGCAGATAAGTTGGCCAATACGATTAAATCTCGCATTTCTGCATAATATCTGTAAGAAACATCAACCAAACAAACTTCACTGCTTGTTATTGGTTACTTTGCTATAACATACCATTCTTCTCAGATTGTTTTCATCAATGAATTCTGGGCAGAGCCGTTAAGTCATCATTTATAGTTGTGTTGAAATAGGTCAGCTGGGTGAAACAACTTGAACTACCACCATCTGTGTTAGGAGATGTCCAGTTTAACTTCTGTTATCAGACAAAAGGTTCACATTAGTCACTTTGATGTTCATTCTTCTCAGAGTTCTTATATTTTTGATCACTGGTTAATTTCACAGAACCAGCTTTGGGATAATAAACATTCACTATATTTCTGACTCTTATCcttgacaaaataatttacagtgttttgATTGTGTCTCTTCAGTCAGTCAACTTATAAAATTGTaggtttttataagtttttacaaGTGTAAATTTTCATTCATTCCAGTCTAATGTGAAACATTCTTCCCAAGCAGTCTAACAAAGGACGACAATGTACTAGTTATCTTCTCAAatgattttgtataattattactCAAGTAATATAAACTGTCACACattatgtgttatataataaaatcaaatttatatctTGATATATATTATGAGCTCATTTTCATGTACGATAAATTCATTTTCTTGCAAACTTTAAGGTATttgatattaagatatttttgatacatttttatcactaatatatataattaattataattaattaacattttgtcttttattttcaatGCTTCTAGGATTTTTACTGCCCATTATGAAAGCAACACAATTTCCATGGAGGTGGTTCTTAGTGGTTTTAATATCTGTTGTTACTGCTGGAGTTTACTATGATGTCCAGGTGCACGGTTCTTTTCAGAGTAAGTAGAAATTAACTTTGTGTTCCAATTCTGAGAAAAGTGCTAATTACATTTGAAAACTGTTTATTCTAGTAATATATAGTAGCTATTTTGTCTGACAGGTTACAGcagtaacatttatatttattcaaattacCAGTAAAAACCATTTTTCTGTGGTAAAAGGATAAACACCTCTGAATTCTTTGTACTGTGTTCTGTAGACTATGTGATAAACACTGCTGAATTCTTTGTACTGTGTTCTGTAGACTATGTGATAAACACTGCTGAATTCTTTGTACTGTGTTCTGTAGACTATGTGATAAACACTGCTGAATTCTTTGTACTGTGTTCTGTAAACTATGTGATAAACACTGCTGAATTCGTTGTACTGTGTTCTGTAGACTATGTGATAAACACTGCTGAATTCTTTGTACTGTGTTTTGTAGACTATGTGATAAACACTGCTGAATTCTTTGTACTGTGTTCTGTAGACTCTGTGATAAACACTGCTGAATTCTTTGTACTGTGTTTTGTAGACTATGTGATAAACACTGCTGAATTCTTTGTACTGTGTTTTGTAGACTGTGATAAACACTGCTGAATTCGTTGTACTGTGTTCTGTAGACTGTGATAAACACTGCTGAATTCGTTGTACTGTGTTTTGTAGACTATATGATAAACACTGCTGTATTCTTTGTACTGTGTTCTGTAGACTGTATGATAAACACTGCTGAATTCTTTGTACTGTGTTTTGTACACTATGTGATAAACACTGCTAAATTCTTTGTACTGTGTTTTGTACACTATGTGATAAACACTGCTAAATTCTTTGTACTGTGTTTTGTACACTATGTGATAAACACTGCTAAATTCTTTGTACTGTGTTTTGTAGACTGTATGATAAACACTGCTGAATTCTTTGTACTGTGTTTTGTACACTATATGATAAACACTGCTGAATTCGTTGTACTGTGTTTTGTAGACTATATGATAAACACTGCTGTATTCTTTGTACTGTGTTCTGTAGACTGTATGATAAACACTGCTGAATTCGTTGTACTGTTTTCTGTAGACTATATCCAAAAAtgagtttattaaatattcattgtgAGGGAAGGGAACTTACCTTTTACTGTAGGGAATGAAAGTCACTGTTTGTGAATCGTAGGTTCTCCTTCTTTTGTGTAGTGTGTCCTTGCTATCCAAAGCATAGTTACTTTGTTCAATTGTTTTTCATTAgatgttattgttatttcataAATTGTTTTGACTATTTTCTAGAGTCTCAGACTGGAAAGTTTTTGAAGGATGCTGGTGTCCTGACAGTTTGCCAACAGGCTTGGAGGAGTACATCAGTTTATTTAAGAAAGGCATATaggtgaataatttatttatcaccaGTTAGTTCTTTTGTGAAGTTTCTGCTGTAGGTTTGATCTGTTTTGTTGTGAGTTCTATTTGTTATCATTTTGTTCTCATTAACTATTATGACAGTTTACTAAGTAAATTATTATcactgattacactatgtaacaaaatttttacttgttcctgggcagaaagtgttatttcccaattgcttatgcctaatgtaaatggaaaagacctatttttatcttcaaactttgcttttgtgacctgggtaatggaatttttcaaatttacacattttcccaaacattccaggtagattcagtgctgagtatgtgatagagaattttctcaaacttacaaaaattttctcaaacttacaagaattttcaagaactttctagaatgttgtagaactttccatagtaatatatacactgttggccaaaatctttaggccaataaacataaaaaatatacattttgcattgttcgattcaaccacttatttgagtagagcttccaTAGAACAATGAAGCTTctggttatacaggggtgtcaaacagcagcaggctacattggcatgtcggaaagagcatccttattgactgaaggccttcttgtgtggaaatgactagatctttcagcaggacaacaatgcaatccacaatgcccgcaggacaaaggactttttcatgacgaataacgtgtttcttttggaccatccagcgtgttcgcccaaactgaaccgcattgaaaatatttgggggtgaatggcaatggaagtctatagaaatggatgtcaattacaaacagtgcatgatctttgggaagccatcttcaccacttggaataacatttcactcagccttctgcaaacgcttatgtcgaccatgccaaagcaaatgtttgcagttattcgcaatgacgactgtgcaactcactattgagacctcTTGGTGGGCGTTTTCTACCatgtttaggatttctttttggtatggtcttaaccagctagtatttaggctaatttcatagtgttcacattttccacaAATACtagaaaagttttttgttttttttcccttttcttactttcatcttttgaagctctacacaaataagtagttgagtctaacaatctaaatgtatattttttctttatgttcattggccttaagattttggccagcagtgtttaTCCAGGGGCTCATAACTCAtcacttcaatttagttctagctgcctaagttaacaaatagacctatctgattttatcagaggtggcatcaagaaactgcaagcattctccagatgcattctgctatctatgtggccaatttatcaagataagaacAAAAACATACTCTGTGACAGCATATGCTAAACTGTGCAAAGCCttcaaggcatatttcggcatgcctgtcggagatgaagacaaaccctgggcacctcattttacctgtgagcactgcaaaaaaactgtagaaggtaagacggacaatttttgcttgcttgaatagtaggattttatattatacaaacttaagatattttaaaattttaataccttttaattttttaaattttcaatagtatagaaaaatatcacaaaatgttttacaagaaCCTCTTGCACaatagttgtggatgaaataaattttttacgtagaggagtgaacaacgtttcgaccctgtttggtcatcgtcaggttcacaaaggcttttctctacaagtgggtttgcatcacagaaataaatttattcttcataataacaattttattttgctcttttgcaggatggtacagagggtaaaagagagccatgaagttcgctattccaagaatttggcacaaacccactgaccactcaagtgattactacttctgcatggtggaccctttcaAATGTTGGGCTAGCAAAAATGCATTTGCTATCATGTAtttggaccttccatcatccattgccctagtgccacactgccctgagctccctatAACCACTCAGCCAGAGAGAAAGCtaccatcctcagaagagagcagcaaatcagaataTGAGGTAtatgttgaagatccagattacaatttcattCCTGATTGGTCTCCAAGGAGGCTCTACTATgtttccttgttatctttgcctttggaacagcagggacatcgcagcacactacaacaggaagcactggtcacaacAGACCGGATTCTCTGTAGGGAGGCACAGtgttaagtgtgagccactagtggacctccagaaggtgttgttcccaccgttgcatataaaattgggtattatgaagcaatttgtcacagctcttgataaagagtctgcagcctttaaataccttcaagacttctctaagctgtctgaagcaaaggtcaaagttggtgtctttattggaccacaaataaagaggATCCTTGAGTGCACAGgatttcccaagaagctcagtaggaaagaaaaaaaaacaaagcttgGGGCACCTTTGTCACAGTgatttggggcttcttgggctaTCACAAGGTCAAAAATTATGGGGAATTGATTGAAGCTCTGGTggagaactacggcaaaatgggctgcaagttgtccctgaaagtccatatcctcgacactcatcttgataaattcaaggagaacatgggagcatactcagaggagcaaggtgagcaccaagatatactggactttgaacactgctacgaaggagcatataacgaaaacatgatgggagactatatttgggggttgatacgtgaaagtgattacattacagtcacaaatctcgagaaactactcacttctaaacttttctgtataactttagtataaatacatgtaaatcttgattcatatgttgttttattcagaccttatgtaaatgaaaatgtgcaaatttgtctgtttttacacagaaaatagattactttctaaattttattatccaggccacaaaagtaaagtttgaagggaataatggccattttctgtacttttacaacacaagcaattaagaaataacacttactatccagaaacaaaatttgtgtaacattgtgttatAGATGCAGTTGTATTGTTTGTAGAATCTTGAAACACAACTGTATATAAACCATACAATGAATATAAAGGAGTGTATCTAAATAACATGTTATCATTCTTGTAGCCTTGCATTGATTCTAATCACATGCAAATTTACTGTTTCATGTAAAACATGATTgcttactaaaaatattttgctcaaattagtttgaaattaaatctcataacaactgaatattttttggTTGCTTAGAGACCAGCTTGAAGATAAACTTTTACAGAAATAAACTCAGCCACTTGGCTATTGTAAGGTCTGAGTTTCAGTTTCTGATAAAACAAACTCAGCCACCTGGTTACAGTGAGGTCTGAGTTTCAGTGTCTGTTAAAACAAATTCAGCCACCTGGCTACAGTGAGGTCTGAGTTTCAGTGTCTGGTAAAACAAACTCAGCCACCTGGTTACAGTGAAGTCTGAGTGTCAGTTTCTGGTAAAACAAACTCAGCCACCTGGTTACAGTGAGGTCTGGGTGTCAGTTTCTGGTAAAACAAACTCAGCCACTTGGCTACAGTAAGGTATGAGTTTCAGTGTCTGGTAAAACAAACTCAGCCACCTGGCTACAGTGAGGTCTGAGTTTCAGTGTCTGGTAAAACAAACTCAGCCACCTGGTTACAGTGAGGTCTGAGTTTCAGTGTCTGGTAAAACAAACTCAGCCACCTGGTTACAGTGAGGTCTGAGTTTCAGTGCCTGGTAAAACAAACTCAGCCACCTGGCTACAGTGAGGTCTGAGTTTCAGTGCCTGGTAAAACAAACTCAGCCACCTGGCTACAGTGAGGTCTGAGTTTCAGTGCCTGGTAAAACAAACTCAGCCATCTGGTTACAGTGAGGTCTGAGTTTCAGTGTCTGGTAAAACAAACTCAGCCACCTGGTTACAGTGAGGTCTTAGTTTCAGTGCCTGGTAAAACAAACTCAGCCACCTGGTTACAGTGAGGTCTTAGTTTCAGTGCCTGGTAAAACAAACTCAGCCACCTGGTTACAGTGAGATCTGAGTTTCAGTGTCTGGTAAAACAAACTCAGCCACCTGGTTACAGTGAGATCTGAGTTTCAGTGTCTGGTAAAACAAACTCAGCCACCTGGTTACAGTAAGGTCTGAGTTTCAGTTTCTGATAAAACAAACTCAGCCATCTGGTTACAGTGAGGTCTGAGTTTCAGTGTCTGGTAAAACAAACTCAGCCACCTGGTTACAGTGAGATCTGAGTTTCAGTGTCTGGTAAAACAAACTCAGCCACCTGGTTACAGTGAGGTCTGAGTTTCAGTGTCTGGTAAAACAAACTCAGCCACCTGGTTACAGTGAGGTCTGAGTTTCAGTGTCTGGTAAAACAAACTCAGCCACCTGGTTACAGTGAGGTCTGAGTTTCAGTGTCTGGTAAAACAAACTCAGCCACCTGGTTACAGTGAAGTCTGAGTTTCAGTTTCTGGTAAAACAAACTCAGCCACCTGGTTACAGTGAAGTCTGAGTTTCAGTGTCTGTTAAAACAAACTCAGCCACCTGGTTACAGTGAGGTCTGAGTTTCAGTTTCTGATAAAACAAACTCAGCCACCTGGTTACAGTGAGGTCTGAGTTTCAGTGTCTGGTAAAACAAACTCAGCCACCTGGTTACAGTGAGGTCTGAGTTTCAGTTTCTGATAAAACAAACTCAGCCACCTGGTTACAGTGAGGTCTGAGTTTCAGTGTCTGGTAAAACAAACTCAGCTACCTGGTTACAGTGAGGTCTGAGTTTCAGTGTCTGGTAAAACAAACTCAGCCACCTGGTTACAGTGAGGTCTTAGTTTCAGTGTCTGGTAAAACAAACTCAGCCACCTGGTTACAGTGAGGTCTGAGTTTCAGTGTCTGGTAAAACAAACTCAGCCATCTGGTTACAGTGAGGTCTGAGTTTCAGTGTCTGGTAAAACAAACTCAGCCACCTGGTTACAGTGAGGTCTGAGTTTCAGTGTCTGGTAAAACAAACTCAGCCACTTGGTTACAGTAAGGTCTGAGTTTCAGTGCCTGGTAAAACAAACTCAGCCATCTGGTTACAGTGAGGTCTTAGTTTCAGTGTCTGGTAAAACAAACTCAGCCATCTGGTTACAGTGAGGTCTTAGTTTCAATGTTTGGTAAAACCAGTTCTTTTACTCAGCTACAGTTAGGTTTTTAAAAAAAGACAgctgagtttatcagtatttatgCTCAGATAaatcttttatttagttttgtttgtttctttcagatgGGTTCAAAGTAATGCACCCATGTATTCCAGAAAGGTTTCTTCTTTTGTGAACTACTACCTGGAGATATTTTGGAGAAAGCTTTTTGCCCTCTGTGTGTACCTGTGGGTCAGTACTCAAGGTGTACGAGACTGGCTAAATGTGAAAATTCCACCTTTACTTGAATCGGtaggtttgttattgttataaaagcaaaagtaataatttataaatgcaaATAATGAAGATCGTAAGACGTGAAACATTTTTCTAGGATGTGATTCTAACAATAACAATCATTAGATGATGCACTgtgaatatttacaataatagaCTATCGGGCCATATTTCTTGAGTTAATAAGAAACTGTATCAGACCATGTTCAAAGATGTTTGTGGTCTCAGTGTATATTTCTTACTTAATCTCACGACGTTTGTGTTACCCACATgttgaattaataattttgaatattttatgtatctgatcatgttatagtgttatatcAGGTATGGGGTTAAACAGGGTGTAATATTGTAACAGACTGGTATTCAACCCTGTGTGTGGTGGTGCATCAGACTAGGGTTAACTCAGTGTGCTCTTGTATAAGACTAATTATGGTGATGTGTTATTGGGCTGATGATCAGAGTGGTGTGATCTTGGTTCAAGTGGGTTAATAGTTTAAATCAGGTAAGTActagtttgaaatattatattggTTATAAACCAGGAAACAGTTTAgtgatttatatttaatgaaaatggaATAGGGCTATTCTACATGTGCCTCTTTCTTACAGAATTTAACTTTAACATACAGGTAAAGggttattaaaacaattattaaacctttttccatttaatatttgtgtaaatgTAAAACCTACACTTTCCTACATCCTGAAATAAAATCTccagttaataaatatatgtaaatacataatGTATTTCTTCCAGGTGGTCTATGAGTGATGAgatatatatttcaggctgtgGTATAAAGCTGAAAATGGTAAACCTCAGTTTCAAGCTGTGGTATAAAGCTGAAACTTATCCAGATAAATAATCCTGTTTCGTTATAAGCAGCTGCTGTGTAGGTGACAGGTTTTGACTGTTGTCTATTAGTAGTTCTACATTAAGGATGGCTGCTTATCAGGTTGCACAAGGTCCTGTTTAATTTGAAAAGACCAAATTGTACTCTTTTCAGTTGAACAGTAAACTTCCAGTTTACCTGGAGCAGGCCCTAGCCGTGGTGTTGGAGATGTTAATAGCACTTCAGATGTGTTTGTCATGGCTTGGAAGCCACTTGCTGTATTACACCTCAATCATTGGGACGTGGTTACAGGAATATGTTTTCACGTAAGTAGCTTATTCTTTTAGATAACGGGAACTTTCATgaggttttaattttctttatcatttacaaattaataattgATATAAGCActctgaattttaattttataagctaCCTTTTGGagttattgtttttacataatttatggaaatataaatatgtttttgtgtttaattttttattctgaaGATTAAGTTTTTTgactcatttttaaattaaaagttttctagatttcaattttgattttttgacacgtgtttgttgttttcttagtaaTTAACTCACCATTTTGATTTTTAGagttagatatatttttataacattaaggAAGGTACAAAGAGGGGTAATTTTCAAgtttaataaatcataatttaaccaacttatgattattttataagttttttggTATCACGAATAATTTTATAGTACTGCCTGTTACAGGTAAGACCAATAAGTGTTAAATggatgttattttaactatttacAGGGGCAGTCTTTCCATAGAGAACCTACAGAAACATGCTGTTGATACCGGAGTGACAATACAGAAGTATTTGGTTTCGGTGTACCATTGGACAGCTCGTCAACTTTCTGACTTGGCATCAACTGGTAAATGAGTTGTGGTGTTCTCGTCATGTGGTTTACTGAATGTGATTTTATGTAAACATTCCCTGtatatgattttaacaatgagTTTATTACTGACTTTATGAAAAGTAAGATAATTGGGCATTTCATTAGTGGCACTGTTCCATGGCTTTAACCTTATAGAAAGTTCAGTAATTTCATATTTCTATTGTTGGCTGTCTTGTGTCATATTCCAATAAAACAGTTGAACTATGTGTCTTTGTAGTTCTCTAGTAGGCCATAAATATAGATCCCTTTCCAGAATGACCAGTCACCTGAAGACAACCAGCTTCTGACCTCGTCTTCAGTAAACCTTCAGTTAAATGTTGGAATGTCTATTGgaacatttctaaatacatttcaaagacACTAAATAGAGCCAATCACTTCACTTACCAACAAGTTGTATCATGATATCCTGGTTGTCAAAAGTCCTTTGGGACTTTTGAAATCAAAATGTTCATTTTATCACTATCACACTTAATAAATCTGTCTACCATGAGATTTGTCACACAGTCTAGAAATTCAAGAATCTCACATTGTTTTTATTAgctcatttatattttttataacttaggGACAGCACtgacatttttataaaagaaaattttccaTAAATTTACAACTAGCTTGAATTCACTCTGAGAtttagaaattaagataaaaataaatagtttttgaaatttttatcttattggaatttttaaatacaaatttcttattttaatttaacatgaTGTCAGTGATATGGAAAGGTCCTACAGTTCAAAACAGTTACACATTTGTTCTTATCTGTGTAATATACATAACGCtgtgtaataacaatgtaaacacAGCAGAAGGTTCTTGacaattatattgttttagaaGTAACATCACTTTGTTTGGTACAAATAAATGATTGTAGTTAAAATTATGAACATATCAATATCCTGTagttgtttattacatttttaggTCACTTATCTTTTTGTGATGATGTGTTgcatattttgatatttcaaatacTACTCCAAACAGAACTGGATTTAACTATTTAGAAACAATATGAATAACAACCTGACTTTAACTTTTTTCGGTGTTACAAAGTAGTGCATGATAAATTTGTATAGGTAAAACGtttctataaaactaaaatatcatttattaaataatgtataggTGTTAAATTTAGAGTAAGAGGAAATTACAAAAACCTTTAATGGTCAGCTTGCCTTTCTGGACAGCTTAGTACGAAAattgttattcattgtttatatattcgacaaattaacaattaaaacatactgAAATACTTAAAAATGGAAAGTATGGGTCAGAGTGAAGACAGACACTTTATTTGGTAATAGGGAAGTGTCCGGTAGAGTGAAAACAGACAAGGTTTATGTAGACATCCTAGACAAATCTGTAGTTTCTGACTACGTCATGCTATCctaatatttttctaacataatATGAAGTGTAAAACGTACTGCAGTACTTTCCTCATGTTGGAGTTCATAAATCAGTTAATTTTTccttgttaattaatattaacttccgatAAAAACTACCTACAGTCAGAAAGAAAAGTTACCGACAATAACTAACACTAATTAAGTATACTTTTTTATGATCTCGCTTGTAGAgtttagaatgcattgtttcacaATTTGAATACCCTtcctgttaacgatattttcgtcTGTGATCCCAGTAATATTTCACGAGGCTCGGCCATCTTGGGAAATTTTCGATAGTCCTAAATCCACATATCAAGTTAACAGTAccaaataaatattctttataataaaaatagaattatgtaaaaagaaaagaagtaataaacATTAGATATATTAACCAttctaacaaatattattaatgaaagtaacaaactCAGAATAATAGAGTACACATTGCTTTCAGAACCCACAAACATTAGCTGAACATTTCCCGCTCTTATTTACTTAGTACGTGATGATGGAAAATGACGTAAAGGTTCGAATGTATTGGTACGCAAGTTTGAAGCCCTTTAGCAGTGGATCCAATGTAACCTAAAAATAAATACCGGGATTCATACTCAACTTTTTAAGTATCGAATATAAGTATTCTGTTTTCAACTTTGAAAAATAGTTTCAGTCGACATTGATGTTAAAAGATACTTACATCTTATATCAAGTTAAGCCTAAGTTCGAGGACAAAAGATACATCTTAAATCAAGTTAAGCCTGAGTTCGAGGACATAGCCAACGAAGGTATTTtccatatttaattaaaatacttatctGTTTGTATGTTTcggtgctttttttttttaattcgcggAGTTATACTCAAAGACAacttgcgctaaccgtccctaatttagaagtaataggctagaagaaaggcaactaatTAACATCACCAtacgtcaactattgggctactctttatgaACGAACAAGGAAATAGATCGCACATTATAACTCACCCAAGGCTAAAAGTGATGCATGTTCACTGACGAGATTCGAATTCGTGACCCATATGTTGCGAGTAAAGTGTCCTAATACGCACGCCATGTCAGTTGTCGATGCGcacgaaaaatattttaatataatgtattttgaatttgtatttttttaaaccgcatagccaagcgtgttaagacgtgcaactcataatctgagggtcgcgggttcgcatccccgtcgcgccaaacatgctcgccctttcagccgtgggggcgagataatgtgacggtcaatcccactattcgttggtaaaagagtagctcaagagttggcggcgggtggtgatgactagctgccttccctctagtcttacactgct is a window from the Tachypleus tridentatus isolate NWPU-2018 unplaced genomic scaffold, ASM421037v1 Hic_cluster_1, whole genome shotgun sequence genome containing:
- the LOC143241629 gene encoding transmembrane protein 214-A-like translates to MKATQFPWRWFLVVLISVVTAGVYYDVQVHGSFQKSQTGKFLKDAGVLTVCQQAWRSTSVYLRKAYRWVQSNAPMYSRKVSSFVNYYLEIFWRKLFALCVYLWVSTQGVRDWLNVKIPPLLESLNSKLPVYLEQALAVVLEMLIALQMCLSWLGSHLLYYTSIIGTWLQEYVFTGSLSIENLQKHAVDTGVTIQKYLVSVYHWTARQLSDLASTGK
- the LOC143241630 gene encoding uncharacterized protein LOC143241630 — translated: MKFAIPRIWHKPTDHSSDYYFCMVDPFKCWASKNAFAIMYLDLPSSIALVPHCPELPITTQPERKLPSSEESSKSEYEVYVEDPDYNFIPDWSPRRLYYVSLLSLPLEQQGHRSTLQQEALVTTDRILCREAQC